From the Danio aesculapii chromosome 9, fDanAes4.1, whole genome shotgun sequence genome, one window contains:
- the u2af1 gene encoding splicing factor U2AF 35 kDa subunit, translating to MAEYLASIFGTEKDKVNCSFYFKIGACRHGDRCSRLHNKPTFSQTIALLNIYRNPQNTAQSADGLNAVSDVEMQEHYDEFFEEVFTEMEEKYGEVEEMNVCDNLGDHLVGNVYVKFRREEDAEKAVINLNNRWFNGQPIHAELSPVTDFREACCRQYEMGECTRGGFCNFMHLKPISRELRRELYGRRRKRHRSRSRSRERRSRSRERNRGGGGGGGGGGGGGGGGGGGGGGRDRERRRSRDRERSGRF from the exons ATGGCCGAATACTTGGCGTCTATTTTCGGTACAGAAAAAGACAA GGTCAATTGCTCTTTCTACTTTAAAATCGGAGCCTGTCGCCATGGAGACCGATGCTCCAGACTTCATAATAAGCCCACCTTCAGTCAG actattgccctgttaaacatctaCAGGAACCCACAAAACACAGCCCAGTCTGCTGATGGCTTAA ATGCTGTCAGTGATGTGGAGATGCAGGAACATTATGATGAGTTCTTTGAG GAGGTCTTCACTGAGATGGAGGAGAAATATGGAGAGGTTGAGGAGATGAACGTCTGTGATAATTTAGGAGATCACTTGGTGGGAAATGTCTATGTGAAG TTCCGTCGTGAAGAAGATGCAGAGAAAGCGGTGATTAACCTGAACAACCGCTGGTTTAATGGGCAGCCCATTCATGCGGAGCTCTCGCCTGTCACTGACTTCAGAGAGGCCTGTTGTCGACAGTATGAGATGGG AGAGTGCACTCGAGGAGGCTTCTGCAATTTCATGCATCTGAAGCCGATCTCAAGGGAACTAAGGAGAGAGCTGTACGGCCGCAGAAGGAAGAG ACATCGGTCCCGCTCTCGCTCCCGTGAACGACGCTCTCGCTCTAGGGAACGCaatagaggaggaggaggaggaggtggtggtggaggAGGCGGCggcggtggtggtggtggtggaggaggaggaagagaccGAGAGAGACGGCGGTCAAGAGATAGAGAGCGCTCTGGAAGATTTTAA